A region from the Desulfovibrio psychrotolerans genome encodes:
- a CDS encoding CopG family ribbon-helix-helix protein: protein MPESTFTFRVEDTLKAAFADAAKQRDRTAAQLLRDFMRSYVVETQSSDPAYDAWLHRKAEAGERDYRAGRVISQEEATAKAAQRKAAILSQHETL from the coding sequence ATGCCTGAAAGCACCTTTACATTTCGGGTGGAAGACACCCTGAAGGCGGCGTTTGCCGATGCGGCCAAGCAACGGGATCGAACCGCTGCCCAGTTGTTGCGAGATTTTATGCGTAGCTATGTGGTGGAAACCCAGAGTTCTGATCCCGCCTATGACGCCTGGCTGCACAGAAAGGCTGAGGCCGGGGAACGGGATTACCGTGCAGGACGTGTGATTTCTCAGGAAGAAGCCACGGCCAAGGCTGCGCAGCGTAAGGCCGCGATCCTCAGCCAGCACGAGACCCTATGA
- a CDS encoding type II toxin-antitoxin system RelE/ParE family toxin — protein MKVVWTEAADTDRERIVLFIAADNPHAAIELDALFTAAADSLAALPFRGRIGRVAGTRELVVHKNYILVYGHDALRATLYIKAVVHAALQYPPESVAPDRP, from the coding sequence ATGAAGGTGGTCTGGACTGAGGCAGCGGACACGGACCGTGAGCGCATAGTCCTGTTCATCGCTGCGGATAATCCACACGCCGCCATCGAACTGGACGCACTTTTTACCGCTGCAGCAGACTCTTTGGCCGCGCTACCCTTCAGAGGACGCATAGGACGGGTGGCGGGCACGCGGGAACTGGTCGTGCACAAGAACTATATCCTTGTGTACGGGCACGATGCGCTCCGGGCTACGCTTTATATCAAAGCGGTTGTTCATGCCGCCTTGCAATATCCTCCTGAATCGGTTGCGCCTGATAGACCATAG